A region of uncultured Desulfobacter sp. DNA encodes the following proteins:
- the dnaK gene encoding molecular chaperone DnaK codes for MNHIIGIDLGTTNSCVSILENSKPIVITNPEGGRTTPSVVAVTQSGERLVGQAARRQSVTNPKNTVFGVKRLIGRHFDSPEVQADVSILPYKIKKGANGGVAVQMNGKDHTPAEISSFILANIKKTAEEYLGEKVTDAVITVPAYFNDSQRQATKDAGKIAGLNVLRIINEPTAAALAFGLDKKDEEKIAVFDLGGGTFDISILELGGGVFEVKSTNGDTHLGGEDFDLQVVNFLADEFKKDQGIDLRNDAMALQRLKEAAEKAKQELSSALETEINLPFITADASGPKHLNIKMSRAKLENLVSGLLDRLESPCVTAVKDAGLKFSDINRVILVGGMTRMPAVQSRVEKIFGRTADKGVNPDEVVALGAAIQGGILKGDLEDVLLLDVTPLSLGIETMGGVMTRLIEKNTTIPVQKSEVFSTAEDNQPAVTIHVLQGEREMACDNKLLGQFELTGIAAAPRGTPQIEVSFDIDANGIVNVSAKDKATGKAQSVRITASSGLSKEEIDALIKDAKLHAEEDRLKKNLVTARNQADQLIYQTEKIVAGSQITVDADTRSRLEGLANDLKEAVKSDDVNRINRAAESLNQALQTMSQAAHTQTGPSSSGQGEADSNTASQDDDIVDAEFSEVA; via the coding sequence ATGAACCATATAATCGGAATCGACCTGGGCACCACAAACTCCTGCGTGTCCATACTCGAAAACAGCAAACCAATTGTCATTACCAACCCCGAAGGGGGCAGAACCACGCCGTCGGTGGTGGCGGTGACCCAAAGCGGGGAACGCCTGGTGGGCCAGGCAGCCCGGCGCCAGTCAGTTACCAACCCGAAAAACACCGTATTCGGGGTGAAGCGTTTGATCGGGCGCCATTTTGACTCCCCCGAGGTCCAGGCGGATGTCTCTATTCTCCCCTACAAAATCAAGAAGGGCGCCAACGGTGGTGTGGCTGTTCAAATGAATGGAAAGGATCACACCCCGGCGGAGATATCCTCCTTTATTCTGGCCAATATCAAAAAAACGGCTGAGGAGTATCTCGGAGAAAAAGTGACAGATGCCGTGATCACCGTTCCGGCCTATTTTAACGACAGCCAGCGTCAGGCCACAAAGGATGCGGGAAAGATTGCAGGACTCAATGTGCTGCGAATAATTAACGAGCCCACTGCAGCGGCCCTGGCCTTTGGCCTGGATAAAAAGGATGAGGAAAAGATTGCCGTTTTCGACCTTGGCGGCGGTACCTTTGATATCTCCATCCTGGAGCTTGGCGGGGGTGTCTTTGAGGTGAAATCCACCAATGGCGATACCCACCTTGGGGGAGAGGATTTTGACCTGCAGGTTGTCAACTTCCTGGCCGATGAGTTTAAAAAAGATCAGGGCATTGACCTCAGAAACGACGCCATGGCTCTCCAGCGGCTCAAAGAGGCGGCGGAGAAAGCCAAACAGGAGCTTTCCAGCGCTTTGGAGACAGAGATTAATCTGCCCTTTATCACCGCAGATGCCTCGGGGCCCAAACACTTGAACATCAAAATGAGCCGGGCCAAACTTGAAAATCTGGTATCTGGGCTTCTGGACCGGCTGGAAAGTCCATGTGTCACAGCTGTCAAAGATGCGGGATTGAAATTTTCCGACATCAACAGGGTGATCCTTGTGGGCGGCATGACAAGGATGCCGGCGGTTCAGTCCAGGGTGGAAAAAATCTTTGGCAGAACCGCGGATAAGGGTGTAAACCCCGATGAAGTGGTGGCATTGGGTGCCGCCATCCAGGGCGGTATTCTCAAAGGCGATCTGGAAGATGTGCTTCTGCTGGATGTTACGCCCCTCTCCCTGGGTATTGAGACCATGGGCGGCGTGATGACCCGGTTGATCGAGAAAAACACCACCATTCCGGTACAGAAAAGCGAGGTGTTTTCCACAGCCGAAGACAACCAGCCCGCTGTTACGATACATGTGCTCCAGGGCGAGCGGGAGATGGCCTGCGACAACAAACTGCTTGGCCAGTTTGAGCTGACCGGCATTGCTGCTGCCCCCAGAGGAACACCCCAGATTGAAGTGAGTTTTGACATTGACGCCAACGGCATTGTCAACGTATCGGCAAAAGACAAGGCAACGGGCAAGGCACAGTCCGTTCGCATCACTGCCTCTTCCGGGCTCTCCAAAGAGGAGATTGATGCCCTGATTAAGGACGCCAAGCTGCATGCAGAAGAAGACCGGTTGAAAAAGAATCTGGTAACCGCCAGAAACCAGGCTGATCAGTTGATCTACCAGACCGAAAAGATCGTTGCCGGTTCACAGATTACCGTGGACGCGGATACCCGGAGCAGGCTGGAAGGCCTGGCCAATGACCTGAAGGAGGCGGTAAAATCAGATGATGTGAACCGGATCAACCGGGCTGCCGAGAGCCTGAATCAGGCCCTGCAGACCATGAGCCAGGCGGCGCACACCCAGACAGGCCCGTCTTCGTCGGGCCAGGGTGAAGCGGACAGCAACACAGCATCCCAGGACGATGACATTGTTGATGCTGAATTTTCAGAAGTGGCCTGA
- a CDS encoding EcsC family protein, whose translation MPSCNPIVRFGAKRHLPFRFGPEFVNSLQEINPIEKMTHQLNEYEAKQFSAIRAWKTEEPSVISKSLGTVFAPVSWLVQKLIPEKAIRSAIFAAVKAADKLTDSSDIKRDGNVCEIRELFQKDLAFLDTLSDTVHNWAIGVATTGGIAAGLGGAVTLAADVPATITLALRTIHKIGLCYGYEPKTNDDRLFILAVLAISSANSIGDKLIALNTLSAVGAASNKPSAPWLYDTNESIPEIPITKKDTDIAIDHLSKAIGLNLTKRKMLQLIPAVGSVVGGSVNGWYLKDVGWSARRAYQGRWLSDKYSGLKI comes from the coding sequence GTGCCGTCCTGCAATCCAATTGTCAGGTTTGGGGCCAAACGCCATCTGCCTTTTAGGTTTGGCCCTGAATTTGTAAATTCTCTCCAGGAGATCAATCCCATCGAAAAAATGACACACCAACTCAATGAGTATGAAGCGAAACAGTTTTCCGCTATTCGGGCATGGAAAACCGAAGAACCCAGCGTGATCAGCAAATCCCTGGGGACAGTTTTTGCGCCGGTCTCCTGGCTGGTCCAGAAACTTATTCCGGAAAAAGCAATTCGCAGCGCCATCTTTGCAGCTGTAAAAGCGGCGGATAAACTGACCGACAGCAGTGACATCAAAAGAGATGGAAATGTTTGTGAAATCAGGGAGCTGTTTCAAAAAGACCTGGCATTTCTGGACACGCTTTCGGACACTGTCCACAACTGGGCGATCGGCGTCGCCACCACCGGCGGTATTGCCGCAGGCTTGGGCGGTGCGGTAACCCTTGCCGCGGATGTCCCCGCAACCATCACCCTGGCACTGCGAACCATTCATAAAATAGGCTTGTGCTACGGGTACGAGCCAAAGACAAATGATGACAGACTCTTTATTCTTGCGGTACTGGCCATTTCCAGTGCCAATTCCATTGGAGACAAGCTGATTGCTTTGAACACACTTAGTGCCGTTGGAGCCGCATCAAACAAGCCTTCTGCACCGTGGCTCTATGACACAAATGAATCAATACCTGAAATACCCATCACCAAAAAAGACACTGACATTGCCATCGACCACCTGTCAAAAGCAATCGGACTTAATCTTACAAAACGCAAAATGCTCCAGCTCATTCCCGCCGTTGGGTCGGTGGTGGGTGGTTCGGTGAACGGGTGGTATCTGAAGGATGTCGGGTGGTCCGCCCGCAGAGCCTATCAGGGAAGGTGGCTGTCGGATAAATATTCCGGGCTGAAAATATAA
- a CDS encoding efflux RND transporter permease subunit has product MKAIGKWSVEHRVTVNLVMVFLIVAGMFTAMNMKREMFPQFSLDMINISISYPGASPEDVEEGICIKIEEQLKSIENIKTMYSTAIEGHGSVLLELDAGTDITEKLNEVRTEIDLIDSFPTESEDPVVVEIKNNEPAIYVAVYGDVAERTLKQTAEKIRDDLVDFDEISLAELMGVREYEISVEISEENLRKFALSFDDVARAVGTGSLELPGGLIKTSGGEFLVRAKGKRYTGAEYEQIPLVTKADGTVVRLGDVARVVDGFEDQDLQSRFNGQPAAMVVVKRTESQDTIAISNRVLSYIDKTQGSLPQGIRLGHWYNIADMVQDRIDLLLKNGIQGIVLVFVVLALFLDLGLAFWVASGIPLSFMGAFLFLQYIGASVNMLSLFGFIMTLGILVDDAIIVGENVYTHYSAGKTPKQAVMAAMEQVGGPVVMAVATTIVAFAPLMFITGIMGKFIAVMPQSVICILFISLLEAFFILPAHLEGTLTASSAKHSRSRINKILFFWVYWFKTDVAYIHGTLRNRMEKGLNRVIYAYYLPLLRYCVKNKYFTLVLGVAGLIISIGLIAGGHVPYTFFPKSDSNWMISEIVYPLGTPFDATQKTIKQIEAGAFKLNDYFRNRVEGKKDIVVNIFSLVGVIPRRDWKDGVWGGHCGEAWIEILPSAMRPDIQASEVASKWREFTGDILGAEQSTFTIIGGGPGGNPIEIRLHGDELATMQAAAKTLKEEIASYPGTFDITDDFRPGKMEKQIYIRPGAESLGVTMADIATQLRQAYYGDEVLKIQRGKDDIKVMVRYSRQERKSESSIDRLRIRTQDNREIPLNQVARIETKRGYASIKRVDRHRVITVTSDLDEDIANAQNIVKDLSKNFLPGMIKGFPGVTYDLEGQAKRSRESMESLMKGFIVAAMIMFVLLASQFRSYSQPLIIMTAIPFGLIGAIIGHLIMGLDITMISIFGIVALSGIVVNDSLILIDFINVEVAKGTDVFEAVIKSGETRFRPVLLTSVTTVAGLAPLLTETSFQAKFLIPMAVSISFGLIAATILTLIFVPALYVVIRDWTLFLTGGGQDAQKNGEQ; this is encoded by the coding sequence ATGAAAGCCATTGGCAAGTGGTCAGTGGAACATCGGGTGACGGTGAACCTGGTCATGGTGTTTTTGATTGTGGCCGGGATGTTTACGGCCATGAACATGAAGCGGGAGATGTTCCCGCAATTCTCTTTGGATATGATCAATATTTCTATTTCCTATCCCGGGGCTTCCCCCGAGGATGTGGAAGAGGGAATCTGCATTAAAATTGAAGAGCAGCTCAAAAGCATTGAAAATATCAAAACCATGTATTCCACGGCCATTGAAGGCCATGGTTCGGTACTGCTCGAACTTGATGCCGGCACGGACATCACGGAAAAGCTCAACGAGGTCAGAACCGAGATTGACCTGATTGATTCCTTCCCCACCGAGTCCGAAGACCCCGTGGTGGTTGAAATCAAAAACAATGAGCCGGCCATTTATGTGGCTGTCTACGGTGATGTGGCGGAACGGACCCTTAAGCAGACGGCCGAAAAAATCAGGGATGATCTGGTGGACTTTGATGAGATCTCCCTGGCAGAACTCATGGGGGTCAGGGAGTATGAAATCTCCGTGGAAATCTCCGAAGAAAATTTGCGCAAATTTGCCCTCTCCTTTGATGATGTGGCACGTGCCGTGGGCACGGGAAGCCTTGAGCTGCCCGGCGGACTGATCAAAACGTCCGGCGGTGAGTTTTTAGTCCGGGCCAAGGGCAAACGGTATACCGGTGCGGAATATGAACAGATTCCTCTGGTGACAAAGGCGGACGGCACGGTGGTCCGGCTTGGGGATGTGGCCCGGGTGGTTGACGGGTTTGAGGATCAGGACCTTCAATCCCGGTTCAACGGTCAGCCGGCAGCCATGGTGGTGGTGAAACGCACCGAATCCCAGGACACCATCGCCATTTCCAACCGGGTGCTTTCCTATATTGACAAAACCCAGGGCAGCCTGCCCCAGGGAATCCGTCTTGGGCACTGGTACAATATTGCGGATATGGTCCAGGACCGCATTGATCTTTTATTAAAAAACGGAATCCAGGGTATTGTCCTGGTGTTCGTGGTGCTGGCTCTGTTCCTGGACCTGGGCCTTGCCTTCTGGGTGGCCTCGGGTATTCCTCTCTCCTTTATGGGGGCGTTTCTTTTTCTGCAATATATTGGCGCGTCGGTAAATATGCTCTCTTTATTCGGGTTTATCATGACCCTGGGCATTCTTGTGGATGACGCGATTATCGTAGGGGAAAATGTCTATACCCACTACTCTGCCGGCAAAACCCCCAAACAGGCTGTCATGGCGGCCATGGAGCAGGTGGGGGGCCCTGTGGTCATGGCCGTGGCCACCACCATCGTTGCCTTTGCCCCTTTAATGTTTATCACCGGCATCATGGGAAAATTCATTGCCGTCATGCCCCAGTCCGTGATCTGCATTCTTTTTATATCTCTTCTGGAAGCTTTTTTTATTCTTCCGGCCCACCTGGAAGGCACCCTGACCGCGTCATCTGCCAAGCACAGCAGATCAAGGATCAACAAAATACTGTTTTTCTGGGTTTACTGGTTTAAAACAGATGTCGCCTATATTCACGGCACCCTGAGAAACCGGATGGAAAAAGGCTTGAACCGCGTCATCTATGCCTATTATCTTCCACTACTGCGCTATTGTGTTAAAAACAAATATTTTACCCTGGTACTGGGCGTGGCCGGTTTGATCATAAGCATCGGACTGATTGCCGGCGGCCATGTGCCCTACACCTTTTTCCCGAAAAGTGATTCCAACTGGATGATTTCAGAGATTGTGTACCCCCTGGGCACCCCCTTTGACGCCACCCAGAAAACCATCAAACAGATTGAGGCCGGAGCCTTCAAGCTCAACGACTATTTCAGGAACCGGGTTGAAGGCAAAAAAGATATTGTTGTAAATATCTTCTCCCTGGTGGGTGTGATACCGCGCAGGGACTGGAAAGACGGGGTATGGGGCGGGCATTGCGGTGAAGCCTGGATCGAAATCCTGCCGTCGGCCATGCGGCCGGATATCCAGGCCTCCGAGGTGGCCAGCAAATGGCGTGAGTTCACCGGTGACATTCTGGGGGCGGAGCAGTCTACGTTTACCATTATCGGTGGCGGTCCCGGGGGCAACCCCATTGAGATCCGTCTCCACGGAGATGAACTGGCCACAATGCAGGCGGCAGCCAAGACCCTTAAGGAAGAGATTGCATCCTATCCGGGAACCTTTGACATCACCGATGACTTCAGGCCCGGAAAGATGGAAAAGCAGATCTATATCCGGCCGGGTGCCGAATCTTTGGGTGTGACCATGGCGGACATTGCCACCCAGCTTCGCCAGGCCTATTACGGAGATGAAGTCCTTAAAATCCAGCGGGGGAAGGATGATATCAAGGTTATGGTCCGGTACTCCAGACAGGAAAGAAAAAGCGAATCCAGTATAGACCGGCTTCGCATCCGAACCCAGGACAACCGGGAAATCCCCTTAAACCAGGTGGCCCGCATTGAAACCAAAAGGGGATACGCCTCCATTAAACGTGTGGACAGGCACAGGGTGATCACGGTGACTTCCGATCTTGATGAGGACATTGCCAATGCCCAGAATATTGTAAAGGATCTAAGCAAAAATTTTCTTCCCGGGATGATCAAAGGCTTTCCCGGAGTTACCTATGACCTTGAAGGCCAGGCCAAACGCAGCAGGGAATCCATGGAGAGTCTTATGAAAGGCTTTATTGTGGCAGCCATGATTATGTTTGTGCTCCTGGCAAGCCAGTTTCGCTCCTACAGCCAGCCGTTGATCATCATGACAGCCATTCCCTTTGGACTGATCGGGGCGATTATAGGCCATCTTATAATGGGCCTGGATATTACCATGATTTCGATTTTCGGCATTGTGGCCCTGTCGGGCATTGTGGTCAATGACTCCCTGATTCTCATCGATTTTATCAATGTTGAAGTGGCGAAGGGAACTGATGTGTTTGAGGCCGTGATCAAATCCGGTGAAACCCGGTTCCGTCCTGTGCTTTTGACCTCTGTGACCACGGTGGCGGGCCTTGCGCCTCTTTTAACGGAAACAAGCTTCCAGGCCAAATTTCTCATCCCCATGGCCGTAAGTATCAGTTTCGGCCTGATTGCCGCCACGATATTGACCCTGATTTTTGTACCTGCCCTGTATGTGGTAATCCGGGATTGGACCCTGTTTCTAACAGGCGGCGGGCAGGATGCACAAAAAAATGGGGAACAATAA
- the metK gene encoding methionine adenosyltransferase, translated as MSESKSFLFTSESVTEGHPDKVADAISDSILDAIMAEDKKCRVACETLVTTGLALVAGEITTDCYVDIPAVVRNTIKEIGYNSSSMGFDWQTCSVITSIGQQSPDIAQGVNEGDGLYKEQGAGDQGLMFGFATNETEELMPMPIIYAHKLTKRLTQVRKNGALDFLRPDGKSQVTIEYVDGVPKRVDTVVVSTQHSPDVSYDDLKAAVVKEVIKKVIPPEMMDGDTRFFINPTGRFVVGGPMGDCGVTGRKIIVDTYGGQGSHGGGCFSGKDPSKVDRSASYMGRYVAKNLVAAGLADKCEVQIAYAIGVAEPVSMMVDFMGTGKISEGKAREIVKEVFDLRPAGIIKELDLLRPIYRKTSAYGHFGRKDPDFYWERTIKADQIRTLAGL; from the coding sequence ATGTCAGAAAGCAAATCATTTTTATTTACATCAGAGTCAGTGACCGAAGGCCATCCTGACAAGGTCGCCGATGCCATCTCAGACAGCATTCTTGATGCCATTATGGCCGAGGACAAAAAATGCCGTGTGGCCTGCGAAACACTTGTCACAACAGGTCTTGCCCTGGTGGCCGGCGAAATCACCACAGACTGCTATGTGGATATACCCGCAGTCGTCAGGAACACCATCAAGGAAATTGGCTACAACTCCTCCAGCATGGGTTTTGACTGGCAGACATGCTCCGTTATCACCAGCATTGGCCAGCAGAGCCCAGACATTGCCCAGGGGGTTAATGAGGGTGACGGGCTTTACAAGGAACAGGGCGCCGGCGACCAGGGGCTGATGTTCGGTTTTGCCACCAACGAAACCGAAGAGTTGATGCCCATGCCCATTATCTATGCCCATAAACTGACCAAGCGGTTGACCCAGGTCCGGAAGAACGGGGCCCTTGATTTTCTGCGCCCCGACGGGAAGTCACAAGTCACCATAGAATATGTGGACGGTGTGCCCAAACGGGTAGACACGGTGGTTGTCTCCACCCAGCATTCACCGGACGTTTCCTATGACGATCTTAAGGCCGCCGTGGTCAAAGAGGTGATTAAAAAGGTGATTCCCCCAGAGATGATGGATGGCGACACCCGGTTTTTCATCAACCCCACCGGCCGTTTTGTTGTGGGGGGCCCCATGGGCGACTGCGGGGTGACCGGACGAAAAATTATCGTGGACACATACGGTGGCCAGGGCAGCCACGGGGGAGGATGTTTTTCCGGAAAAGATCCTTCCAAAGTTGACCGTTCTGCCTCCTATATGGGCCGCTATGTGGCAAAAAATCTTGTGGCGGCAGGGCTTGCCGATAAATGCGAAGTACAGATCGCCTACGCCATCGGCGTGGCAGAACCTGTCTCCATGATGGTGGATTTCATGGGAACCGGAAAGATTTCCGAAGGAAAAGCCAGAGAGATTGTCAAAGAGGTATTTGACCTGCGGCCGGCAGGCATCATCAAAGAACTCGATCTGCTTCGCCCCATATACAGAAAAACATCTGCCTACGGGCATTTTGGCCGCAAAGACCCGGATTTTTACTGGGAAAGAACCATTAAAGCCGACCAGATCAGAACTCTTGCAGGGCTATAG
- a CDS encoding adenosine kinase produces MPSNTITGIGSALVDVLINETDEFLQKLNKEKGGMTYVTADEQQFIISASSRTPVIVPGGAACNTILGVGNLGGSARFIGARGKDEYGDIFEKKVRESRVEPVLSSFDAPTGKVLSVVTPDAQRSMFTDLGASSLLDIAGLTGQLLSGTAIALVEGYLLFNRDLMMAAVKAAKDAGALVALDLASFEVVNASKDILPDLVREYVDILIANEDEAKAYTGESDESAAIEKLSVDVTYAVLKVGSRGSYVWHNSAVTRIEPVIGNDPVDTTGAGDLWAAGFLYGIANGCSIEKSGRLGSICGYEVCQVMGAQIPGQVWERIRSTIIE; encoded by the coding sequence ATGCCTTCCAATACCATCACCGGAATCGGCTCTGCTTTGGTGGATGTTCTCATCAATGAGACCGATGAGTTCTTACAAAAACTTAACAAAGAAAAAGGTGGAATGACCTATGTGACGGCTGATGAACAGCAGTTCATCATTTCCGCCTCGTCCCGGACACCGGTGATTGTACCCGGAGGGGCTGCCTGCAACACCATTTTGGGTGTGGGCAACCTTGGCGGTTCCGCCAGGTTCATCGGGGCCAGGGGTAAAGATGAATACGGGGATATTTTTGAAAAAAAAGTCCGGGAGAGCCGGGTGGAACCCGTGCTCAGTTCATTTGATGCCCCCACCGGCAAGGTGCTCTCCGTGGTCACACCGGATGCCCAGCGCTCCATGTTTACGGATCTTGGCGCTTCAAGCCTTCTGGATATAGCCGGCCTTACCGGTCAGTTGCTGTCGGGTACTGCCATTGCCCTGGTGGAAGGCTATCTGCTGTTCAACCGCGACCTGATGATGGCTGCGGTCAAGGCGGCCAAGGATGCCGGAGCCCTGGTGGCCCTGGATCTGGCAAGCTTTGAGGTGGTCAATGCATCCAAGGATATTCTGCCGGATCTGGTCAGGGAATATGTGGATATCCTTATTGCCAACGAGGATGAGGCAAAGGCCTATACCGGTGAATCGGATGAAAGTGCCGCCATTGAAAAACTGTCTGTGGATGTTACATATGCCGTGTTGAAGGTGGGCAGCCGGGGCAGTTATGTCTGGCACAACAGCGCGGTGACCCGCATTGAACCGGTAATCGGCAATGACCCCGTGGACACTACTGGAGCCGGGGATCTCTGGGCAGCCGGTTTTTTATACGGAATTGCCAACGGATGTTCCATTGAAAAAAGCGGTCGGTTGGGATCCATTTGCGGGTATGAGGTGTGCCAGGTGATGGGGGCCCAGATTCCTGGGCAGGTGTGGGAAAGGATCCGGTCAACGATAATAGAATAA
- a CDS encoding metal-dependent transcriptional regulator, translating to MTKALDLSESLEDYLETILELQATNTVARSKDIAERLDIKRGSVTGMLKKLASQELINYEPYGYVTLTAKGEKIAKEIEKRHLMLKDFLIRFIGVEEQKADETACRMEHAMDASTFKKFQAFIQTMDECPHREDN from the coding sequence ATGACAAAAGCACTTGACCTGTCCGAAAGCCTGGAAGACTACCTTGAGACCATCCTTGAACTACAGGCCACCAATACGGTTGCCCGGTCGAAAGATATTGCGGAACGGCTTGACATCAAACGCGGTTCCGTCACAGGAATGCTCAAGAAACTGGCGTCCCAGGAACTGATTAATTATGAACCTTACGGCTATGTAACCCTCACTGCCAAAGGGGAAAAAATAGCCAAAGAGATTGAAAAACGCCATCTCATGTTAAAGGATTTTCTGATCCGGTTTATCGGTGTTGAGGAGCAAAAAGCTGATGAGACAGCATGCCGCATGGAACATGCCATGGACGCCTCCACGTTTAAAAAATTCCAGGCCTTTATTCAGACCATGGACGAGTGCCCCCACCGGGAGGATAATTAA
- the lon gene encoding endopeptidase La yields the protein MSDESTPITPEIVTEEEEENQGGLVTQDTKPKILYLVPITGRPHLPAQVQPLVVSKKRWEETLAKSARDNQGLLGICYFSEVKGKYIYKEDFPQIGCVVRMLNVHEVEENLQFIAQGLERFKIKKFLSDKPPFVAEVEYFPESKDDEDKVKAYAISIISSIKQLLSLNPLYSEELKQYLNRFSPDQPSPLTDFAAGITTASGDALQDILETESILDRMKKVMMLLQKEIEIAKLQTKIQKDINTQVDDNKRKFFLKEQLKAIQKELGIQKDDKTSDVDKFKERFAELKPPEHVVKRFDEEIEKLSVLETGSSEYGVTRNYLDWITSFPWGVYSEDNIDIERAEKVLDRDHAGLSDVKERIIEFFAAGVYKKDISGSIILFVGPPGVGKTSIGKSIAEALGRKFYRFSLGGMRDEAEIKGHRRTYVGALPGKLVQALKDTAVANPVIMLDEVDKIGASYQGDPASALLEVLDPEQNSEFLDHYLDLRVDLSKVLFICTANTLDTIPGPLLDRMDRINLSGYITAEKMEIARRHLWPKLLKRNKLNASTLTITDPTIRHLIEGYAREAGVRNLEKLLNKIIRKSIVKILKEKQEKIQINIKSLEDLLGPPIFTPEKQMTGVGLVTGLAWTAMGGATLSIEAIKVHEKNPGFKLTGKLGDVMQESASIALSHVRSLSKSYGISENYFDDAFIHIHVPEGATPKDGPSAGITIATAIVSLASGRQITRPLAMTGEITLTGDVLPVGGIKEKIIAARRVGIKEIILPQGCLSEFKNLPEHIKEGIEFHFAKKYKEVYKIVFG from the coding sequence ATGAGCGATGAATCCACACCCATTACGCCTGAGATTGTAACCGAAGAAGAAGAGGAAAACCAAGGCGGACTGGTCACCCAGGACACCAAACCTAAAATTTTGTATCTTGTCCCCATTACCGGACGTCCCCATCTTCCGGCACAGGTTCAACCCCTGGTTGTCAGCAAAAAACGCTGGGAGGAGACCCTGGCCAAATCAGCCCGGGATAACCAGGGGCTTTTAGGGATTTGTTATTTCAGTGAAGTAAAGGGAAAGTACATATATAAAGAAGATTTTCCCCAAATCGGATGCGTTGTACGTATGCTTAATGTCCATGAGGTTGAGGAAAATTTACAGTTCATTGCCCAGGGGCTTGAACGGTTTAAAATTAAAAAATTTCTGTCCGATAAACCGCCCTTTGTGGCGGAAGTGGAATATTTTCCCGAATCCAAGGATGATGAGGATAAGGTCAAGGCCTATGCCATTTCAATCATTTCAAGTATCAAACAGCTTTTGTCCCTGAATCCTTTATATTCCGAGGAACTCAAACAGTACCTGAACCGTTTTTCACCGGACCAGCCGTCCCCTTTGACCGATTTTGCGGCAGGCATTACCACCGCGTCCGGGGATGCCCTGCAGGATATTCTTGAAACCGAATCCATTCTGGACCGGATGAAAAAAGTGATGATGCTTCTGCAAAAAGAGATTGAGATCGCTAAGCTGCAGACAAAAATCCAGAAGGATATCAATACCCAGGTGGATGACAACAAACGCAAATTTTTTCTCAAAGAACAGCTTAAGGCCATCCAGAAGGAACTTGGCATTCAAAAGGACGATAAAACCTCTGATGTGGACAAGTTCAAGGAACGATTTGCAGAACTTAAGCCACCGGAACATGTGGTCAAACGTTTTGACGAGGAGATTGAAAAGCTGTCTGTACTGGAAACCGGGTCTTCGGAATACGGGGTGACCCGCAACTACCTGGACTGGATCACATCCTTTCCCTGGGGGGTCTACTCCGAGGACAATATTGATATAGAACGGGCTGAAAAGGTTCTTGACCGGGATCATGCAGGTCTGTCCGACGTCAAGGAGCGGATCATCGAGTTCTTTGCCGCAGGTGTGTATAAAAAAGATATTTCAGGATCCATCATTTTGTTTGTGGGCCCTCCCGGCGTGGGTAAAACCTCCATCGGCAAGTCCATTGCCGAAGCCCTGGGCCGTAAATTTTACCGATTCTCTTTGGGGGGCATGCGCGACGAGGCCGAAATCAAGGGGCACCGGCGCACCTATGTGGGGGCCTTGCCCGGCAAACTGGTCCAGGCGTTAAAAGATACAGCCGTAGCCAACCCTGTGATCATGCTTGATGAGGTAGATAAAATAGGCGCATCCTACCAGGGAGATCCTGCCTCGGCATTGCTGGAGGTGCTGGATCCCGAGCAGAATTCAGAATTTCTGGACCACTACCTGGATCTTCGCGTTGACCTGTCCAAGGTGCTGTTCATCTGCACAGCCAATACCCTGGACACCATCCCGGGTCCTTTGCTGGACCGCATGGACCGTATAAATCTAAGCGGGTATATCACCGCCGAGAAGATGGAGATTGCAAGAAGGCATCTGTGGCCCAAACTTTTGAAGCGGAATAAGCTCAATGCCTCCACCCTCACCATCACCGATCCCACCATCCGGCATCTCATTGAAGGGTATGCCCGGGAAGCAGGGGTCCGTAACCTTGAAAAGCTTTTGAACAAGATCATCCGCAAAAGCATTGTTAAAATTTTAAAAGAGAAACAGGAGAAGATCCAGATCAACATCAAATCCCTGGAAGATCTTCTGGGGCCGCCCATCTTCACCCCTGAAAAACAGATGACAGGTGTGGGACTTGTGACAGGTCTTGCCTGGACGGCCATGGGCGGTGCCACGTTATCCATTGAGGCGATCAAGGTGCATGAAAAAAATCCCGGATTCAAACTGACCGGAAAACTTGGGGATGTGATGCAGGAATCTGCCTCCATTGCCCTTTCCCATGTGAGGTCCTTGTCAAAGAGTTACGGTATCAGTGAAAACTATTTTGATGATGCCTTCATCCATATCCATGTACCAGAAGGGGCCACGCCCAAGGATGGTCCCAGTGCCGGGATCACCATTGCCACAGCCATTGTTTCCCTGGCTTCAGGACGGCAGATTACAAGGCCTCTGGCCATGACCGGGGAGATCACACTGACAGGCGATGTCCTGCCCGTGGGCGGAATCAAGGAAAAAATCATTGCGGCACGGCGGGTGGGCATAAAGGAGATTATCTTGCCCCAGGGGTGCCTCAGTGAATTTAAAAACCTTCCCGAGCATATCAAGGAGGGCATCGAGTTTCATTTTGCCAAGAAATACAAGGAGGTTTATAAAATCGTTTTTGGATAG